From Leguminivora glycinivorella isolate SPB_JAAS2020 chromosome 24, LegGlyc_1.1, whole genome shotgun sequence, a single genomic window includes:
- the LOC125238588 gene encoding uncharacterized protein LOC125238588 — MRNYVRKTNRGNTPQKLMQAAAYAVLHEGQTLRTVAKAVNICHASLFRFIKKLKSGDNPTVGYKPRLLFSASQEHEIVKQLAKYAKVYSGLSMDEVRRLSCQLAKRWKYVIPEAWVKNNTASKEWAEKFVKRHSFPLKPVKGKAMKNFYNMLHDLLQKHNFLPSRIYYLEEITVPIAKYISDPDSTDVKPVSMELAVNALGDIVTPKFMMNNEDYKLKDRTNICIESKTEILNTRDLRYFDHFIDCTKPSADSPILLLIDNCQYIDVNVLKKAAQNSVILLCVPKCEVAMKPLLKLAKFIKRPKKQELLSKAECDILDIVRTMLPSRKEVVKCFHDNGVWPFNPTVVTGEEFVPETVAECNYIMGRKKNAVKKMGNHTEDEMRTALNLIKSGSSIRQASILCGLSFATVRRYVAEMKKNDGQPIRLTPNYEVNKIFTTEEEEHLVKYIKKGAENFKGLTVEGYSPRDCRRLAYEIARIINKKIPQSWVKAKMAGVDWFRSFRTRNELLFEKRKAGDIIRETVFDVDDMEKFFGHLKIVKRETVNEAPAQPLPGPSSIPATQISGTNTLPRQDAPSGTIDQCRFCAAFTKCAPISDKPYLSNSTTLAFNDISVKLDFNDETLPKTVCQTCDKKLKAMHDFVNLVKSAQGALINIETRPVNVEVEQGEDFETLIVKTECDDDDESKDGIIDSVTVEETVFIKDVPTKRKNSTDSTKTAKVKKAKVTEEENELTINIKEEVIERDANDENTECSLSDVGRSISNTGSVADTGCPVSNIECSSDTMTDVKPSEVELATSALVFEMRSDGSGFGYS, encoded by the exons ATGCGGAATTACGTGAGAAAAACGAACCGGGGTAACACTCCCCAAAAACTGATGCAGGCAGCCGCTTATGCCGTCTTGCACGAGGGGCAGACCCTCCGAACGGTAGCGAAGGCCGTCAACATCTGCCACGCCAGCCTCTTCCGCTTCATAAAGAAACTCAAGTCTGGCGACAACCCTACCGTTGGCTACAAACCTCGACTACTCTTCAGTGCATCACAAGAACATGAAATTGTAAAACAGCTGGCTAAGTACGCTAAAGTCTACTCCGGATTATCTATGGACGAAGTCAGGAGACTGTCCTGTCAACTTGCAAAGCGATGGAAGTATGTTATACCTGAGGCTTGGGTTAAGAATAATACGGCTAGCAAAGAATGGGCTGAAAAGTTTGTTAAAAGGCATAGTTTTCCTTTAAAACCAGTAAAAGGGAAGGCAATGAAAAATTTCTACAATATGCTTCATGACTTACTACAAAAACACAATTTCCTACCATCAAGGATTTACTATTTAGAAGAAATTACTGTTCCAATAGCAAAATACATTTCTGACCCAGACTCAACAGATGTGAAACCGGTGTCTATGGAATTGGCTGTGAATGCTTTAGGAGATATTGTGACTCCCAAGTTTATGATGAATAACGAGGACTACAAACTGAAGGACAgaacaaatatttgtatagaaagCAAAACAGAAATACTTAACACTAGAGATTTGAGATACTTCGACCATTTCATAGATTGTACTAAGCCGAGCGCAGATAGTCCTATTCTGTTACTAATAGATAATTGTCAGTATATTGATGTGAATGTTTTGAAGAAGGCAGCTCAAAATTCAGTTATTCTACTTTGTGTTCCGAAGTGTGAAGTTGCTATGAAACCGCTATTGAAGTTAGCTAAGTTTATAAAGAGACCTAAGAAGCAGGAGCTGCTGTCGAAAGCTGAGTGTGACATATTGGACATTGTCCGTACCATGTTGCCGTCGAGGAAGGAGGTAGTGaagtgtttccatgacaacggAGTGTGGCCATTCAATCCAACAGTTGTTACCGGAGAAGAATTTGTACCAGAAACTGTTGCAGAGTGTAATTATATA ATGGGTCGTAAAAAGAACGCTGTTAAAAAAATGGGCAATCACACGGAAGATGAAATGAGAACTGCGCTCAACCTCATAAAGTCTGGCTCGAGCATTAGACAAGCCAGTATCCTCTGTGGATTAAGTTTCGCCACCGTACGCAGATACGTAGCTGAAATGAAGAAGAATGACGGCCAACCTATCCGCTTGACTCCGAATTACGAAGTCAACAAAATATTCACCACCGAAGAAGAGGAACATCTGgtgaaatatattaaaaaaggAGCGGAAAATTTCAAAGGATTGACTGTAGAAGGATATTCTCCAAGAGATTGCAGAAGACTTGCTTATGAAATAGCGagaattattaataaaaaaatacctcaGTCTTGGGTGAAGGCGAAAATGGCGGGTGTTGACTGGTTCAGATCTTTTAGGACTAGAAACGAGCTTTTATTCGAGAAAAGAAAGGCGGGGGATATAATTAGAGAAACTGTCTTCGATGTTGATGACATGGAAAAGTTTTTTGGACATTTGAAAATTGTTAAGCGGGAGACG GTGAACGAAGCGCCAGCACAGCCTCTGCCCGGCCCCAGCAGTATTCCTGCTACGCAAATCTCGg GTACCAACACATTACCCAGACAAGACGCTCCCAGTGGTACAATCGACCAATGTCGCTTCTGCGCCGCGTTCACAAAATGCGCTCCCATCTCGGACAAACCATATCTCTCCAACAGCACCACTTTAGCTTTCAACGATATCAGTGTAAAACTGGACTTCAACGATGAAACTTTACCTAAAACTGTTTGTCAAACTTGCGATAAAAAACTTAAAGCAATGCACGATTTTGTCAATCTTGTAAAATCAGCTCAAGGAGCGCTGATCAACATTGAAACAAGACCAGTCAATGTAGAAGTAGAACAAGGAGAAGATTTCGAAACTTTAATCGTTAAAACTGAatgtgatgacgatgatgaaaGTAAAGATGGAATAATAGATTCTGTCACAGTTGAAGAAACTGTGTTCATCAAAGATGTGCCTACAAAAAGGAAAAATAGTACAGATAGTACTAAAACTGCAAAAGTGAAGAAAGCTAAAGTTACTGAAGAAGAAAATGAGTTAACCATTAATATTAAGGAAGAAGTTATTGAAAGAGACGCAAATGATGAAAATACAGAGTGCTCTCTTAGTGATGTAGGACGTTCTATTAGTAATACAGGTTCTGTTGCTGATACAGGATGTCCTGTCAGTAATATAGAGTGTTCTAGTGATACAATGACGGATGTTAAACCCAGTGAAGTGGAACTTGCGACAAGTGCTTTAGTTTTTGAAATGAGAAGTGACGGTAGTGGATTTGGGTATAGTTAG
- the LOC125238594 gene encoding uncharacterized protein LOC125238594 isoform X4, which yields MSQLRSRRTNNEADRRRMQQHDAHQLQRQRERRNAMDRSRRLDAPVVLERAAFHYQPEIDYETPKAISTISTVPRVPGDKTSDKAGAGDTPVNDSISRKRPRPEPPAPRDQCRFCGDFKKCSPVVQKPYLMGKTTTLTLNHLRAEVDFSVDSLPTTICSDCDTKLLEIFQFIKLVNTAQFSLVTVCPNNATGAASLDQNHSVFEHIEFDTQIVKTEVESDDSNESIGEDSITLSEMIYLRDTHKRKEVDSKHNKKVKRDKVKIQDTDEIDDVKSAVIDDYDGNSEDSELTQEDNSEDSDTGTEVKTCEFNFANIASDYDRKTNFCDVNNQNSSGEDSD from the exons ATGTCACAATTGCGTTCGCGACGTACTAATAATGAAGCGGATAGACGAAGAATGCAACAACACGATGCtcatcaattacaacgacagCGAGAACGACGCAATGCAATGGACCGATCACGTAGACTCGATGCTCCTGTGGTCCTGGAACGCGCAGCATTCCACTACCAACCGGAAATAGATTACG AGACTCCGAAGGCTATAAGTACTATCAGTACTGTCCCACGGGTGCCTGGTGACAAGACCTCGGATAAAGCTGGGGCAGGCGACACCCCTGTTAATG ATTCAATCTCCAGAAAGCGACCACGTCCAGAGCCTCCAGCGCCCAGAGATCAGTGTCGTTTCTGCGGAGACTTCAAGAAATGCTCCCCGGTTGTTCAGAAGCCCTACCTCATGGGAAAGACGACAACGCTGACGCTCAACCATTTACGAGCTG AAGTGGACTTTAGCGTAGACTCTCTCCCGACAACCATTTGCAGCGACTGCGACACCAAACTACTAGAAATTTTCCAATTCATCAAACTAGTCAACACTGCCCAGTTCTCACTTGTCACCGTTTGCCCGAACAATGCTACAGGTGCTGCAAGTTTGGACCAAAACCACAGTGTGTTTGAACACATAGAATTTGATACTCAAATAGTTAAAACTGAGGTTGAGTCGGATGATTCAAATGAAAGTATTGGTGAAGATTCAATAACACTTAGTGAAATGATATATTTGAGGGACACACATAAAAGAAAAGAGGTTGATAGTAAACATAATAAGAAAGTCAAAAGAGATAAAGTAAAAATACAAGATACTGATGAGATAGATGATGTAAAAAGTGCAGTTATTGATGATTATGATGGGAATAGTGAAGATAGTGAGTTAACACAGGAAGATAATAGTGAAGATAGTGACACAGGGACTGAAGTGAAAACTTGTGAGTTCAATTTTGCAAACATTGCTTCTGATTATGACAGAAAGACGAATTTTTGTGATGTGAATAACCAAAATTCTAGTGGTGAAGACAGTGACTAg
- the LOC125238594 gene encoding uncharacterized protein LOC125238594 isoform X3 — protein MSQLRSRRTNNEADRRRMQQHDAHQLQRQRERRNAMDRSRRLDAPVVLERAAFHYQPEIDYGADKSVTIGEMTSICRYCKAIKYIGEPDGLCCANGKVKLPQLLPPPEPLNSLVLGTNNDSRAETPKAISTISTVPRVPGDKTSDKAGAGDTPVNDSISRKRPRPEPPAPRDQCRFCGDFKKCSPVVQKPYLMGKTTTLTLNHLRAEVDFSVDSLPTTICSDCDTKLLEIFQFIKLVNTAQFSLVTVCPNNATGAASLDQNHSVFEHIEFDTQIVKTEVESDDSNESIGEDSITLSEMIYLRDTHKRKEVDSKHNKKVKRDKVKIQDTDEIDDVKSAVIDDYDGNSEDSELTQEDNSEDSDTGTEVKTCEFNFANIASDYDRKTNFCDVNNQNSSGEDSD, from the exons ATGTCACAATTGCGTTCGCGACGTACTAATAATGAAGCGGATAGACGAAGAATGCAACAACACGATGCtcatcaattacaacgacagCGAGAACGACGCAATGCAATGGACCGATCACGTAGACTCGATGCTCCTGTGGTCCTGGAACGCGCAGCATTCCACTACCAACCGGAAATAGATTACGGTGCCGACAAATCGGTAACAATTGGAGAAATGACAAGCATCTGTCGTTATTGTAAGGCTATAAAATACATTGGTGAACCTGATGGACTATGTTGTGCCAATGGAAAAGTAAAGCTGCCCCAATTACTCCCGCCTCCAGAGCCATTGAATTCATTAGTTTTGGGGACCAATAATGACTCCCGTGCAG AGACTCCGAAGGCTATAAGTACTATCAGTACTGTCCCACGGGTGCCTGGTGACAAGACCTCGGATAAAGCTGGGGCAGGCGACACCCCTGTTAATG ATTCAATCTCCAGAAAGCGACCACGTCCAGAGCCTCCAGCGCCCAGAGATCAGTGTCGTTTCTGCGGAGACTTCAAGAAATGCTCCCCGGTTGTTCAGAAGCCCTACCTCATGGGAAAGACGACAACGCTGACGCTCAACCATTTACGAGCTG AAGTGGACTTTAGCGTAGACTCTCTCCCGACAACCATTTGCAGCGACTGCGACACCAAACTACTAGAAATTTTCCAATTCATCAAACTAGTCAACACTGCCCAGTTCTCACTTGTCACCGTTTGCCCGAACAATGCTACAGGTGCTGCAAGTTTGGACCAAAACCACAGTGTGTTTGAACACATAGAATTTGATACTCAAATAGTTAAAACTGAGGTTGAGTCGGATGATTCAAATGAAAGTATTGGTGAAGATTCAATAACACTTAGTGAAATGATATATTTGAGGGACACACATAAAAGAAAAGAGGTTGATAGTAAACATAATAAGAAAGTCAAAAGAGATAAAGTAAAAATACAAGATACTGATGAGATAGATGATGTAAAAAGTGCAGTTATTGATGATTATGATGGGAATAGTGAAGATAGTGAGTTAACACAGGAAGATAATAGTGAAGATAGTGACACAGGGACTGAAGTGAAAACTTGTGAGTTCAATTTTGCAAACATTGCTTCTGATTATGACAGAAAGACGAATTTTTGTGATGTGAATAACCAAAATTCTAGTGGTGAAGACAGTGACTAg